The following are from one region of the Periophthalmus magnuspinnatus isolate fPerMag1 chromosome 5, fPerMag1.2.pri, whole genome shotgun sequence genome:
- the psmd6 gene encoding 26S proteasome non-ATPase regulatory subunit 6, with protein MPLENLEEEGLPKNPDLRIAQLKFLLTMDGHRQDAKVKTELMDAIKANNMAPYYEALCKELKWQLDTDLLSRMKKANEEELKRLDDVLEDAEKNLGESEIRDAMMAKAEYLIRIGDKEGALTAFRKTYDKTVALGHRLDIVFYLLRIGLFYMDSDLITRNSEKAKSLIEEGGDWDRRNRLKVYQGLYCVAIRDFKQAAELFLDTVSTFTSYELMDYKTFVTYTVYVCMIALKRPDLREKVIKGAEILEVLHSLPAVRQYLFSLYECRYSVFFQSLATVEQEMKKDWLFAPHYRYYVREMRIQAYGQLLESYRSLTLGYMAEAFGVSTEFIDQELSRFIAAGRLHCKIDKVNEIVETNRPDSKNWQYQETIKKGDLLLNRVQKLSRVINM; from the exons CTGAAGTTTCTGCTCACGATGGACGGGCACCGACAGGATGCCAAAGTCAAAACTGAGCTAATGGATGCAATCAAAGCTAACA ACATGGCTCCATATTATGAGGCTCTCTGTAAAGAGCTGAAGTGGCAGCTGGACACGGACCTGCTGAGCAGAATGAAGAAGGCAAACGAAGAGGAGCTTAAGCGCCTGGATGATGTGCTGGAGGATGCAGAGAAGAACCTGGGAGAGAGTGAGATTCGAGACGCAATGATGGCCAAAGCAGAATACCTCATCCGAATTGGGGACAAG GAGGGCGCCTTAACTGCATTTAGGAAGACCTATGACAAGACTGTGGCTCTTGGACATAGATTGGATATAGTGTTTTATCTGCTGAGGATTGGCCTCTTCTACATGGATAGTGACCTCATCACACGCAACTCAGAGAAAGCCAAAAG CCTCATTGAGGAGGGTGGTGACTGGGACCGGAGGAATCGCCTGAAGGTCTACCAGGGCCTGTACTGTGTGGCCATTAGGGATTTTAAACAAGCAGCCGAGCTATTCCTCGACACGGTGTCTACATTCACTTCTTATGAGCTCATGGACTACAAGACCTTTGTCACATACACCGTCTATGTTTGCATGATCGCACTCAAGAGGCCAGACCTGAGGGAAAAG GTGATAAAGGGAGCAGAAATTTTGGAGGTGCTGCACAGTCTACCTGCTGTTCGCCAGTATCTTTTCTCCCTGTATGAGTGTCGCTACTCGGTCTTCTTTCAGTCACTAG CCACAGTGGAACAGGAGATGAagaaagactggctctttgctCCACACTACCGCTATTatgtgagggagatgaggatcCAGGCGTACGGTCAGCTGCTGGAGTCCTACCGCTCCCTTACTTTGGGCTACATGGCTGAGGCCTTTGGGGTCAGCACAGAGTTTATTGACCA GGAACTGTCTCGCTTCATTGCCGCTGGACGTCTTCACTGTAAAATTGATAAGGTTAATGAGATCGTGGAGACCAACAG ACCTGACAGTAAAAACTGGCAGTACCAGGAAACCATAAAGAAGGGTGACTTGTTGCTGAACAGAGTCCAGAAGTTATCCAGAGTTATAAACATGTAG
- the LOC117370530 gene encoding ataxin-7, whose protein sequence is MSERAEDDVRGELRRAARQQLKQQQQIQRGEGSTAMATVAERRSLPSPEIMLGQPWSNWVDAAKLHGNDGAELEESFKDFGKNREAMRLCREDMPIFGQCPAQDDFYLVMCNHCSQVVKPQAFQAHYERRHSSASKPVTTSTFPLSGRNRSSGSGFGPGLGSGSATGVVSGGILSRPSSAGSNLSSSSAPLSNSKLLKPPKEKLPGIPRRPPFYPRALQPDKILTPAVKVEKMHLNVDSSAKLVPTLSAPTTTSSSSTSSSSTTVSSSTTPITTTSSSALKPGLNCPSIPKPPLPAPGQIPNGKGHLAILSDKKQDSSSASSRRHFNKKVTEREFNPDIHCGVMDLSARKPCTRSLTCKTHSLSQRRAVPGRRKRFDTLLAEHKSRAREREREREKEKELHQPHSQQSAPLRESHPASHAPSAHDPHQVAHGNGPVLEATKPLSVGKQKFCSHSLPRLNSGHGGGTPGDPTSVHDLSHHPQTTPDVFSRPSSDEGENEEREENVDKFDCHYSGYHPRPAAFCTFGSRLYGRGCFSFDRRWDTVRCALTTMMDKHVNSQMWKKIPFALENSSSVAPTHRASTNYHSSTPSSGFLGPPAPLPQSPYSQSYEGKSVLSYGTTLNARSSPQGGAEHPAYGTTQARQVSSSPQMPSAHSSSSSAPHLTSGRSLKSRSSSSNTTRSASFRPKDIPSGSTAPVTPNPTGGGSSGANSNSSSTNLSSGKKRKNSSLLTSSHGSSESSSNANYSSSFKKNCANVGSSGSTFHHSSLGPSASSSHTGVHSVGLNCGPTVRTNSLSLKADASMGSTGGSSGPPARGPPSGSPAESIKRMSVVMNSSDSTLSLGPFVHHQSSSSEHHTSFSHHSDARLEGKKRKSSPASSSVNSGGLGGGGGAGPGRPKMSKSPAINNIHGKHGRSIPGTPGLPNNSHQPKARP, encoded by the exons ATGTCGGAAAGGGCCGAGGATGACGTCAGGGGGGAGCTGCGCCGAGCGGCCAGGCAGCAgctgaagcagcagcagcagatccaGCGGGGAGAAGGCTCCACAGCAATGGCGACTGTTGCGGAGCGGAGATCCCTGCCTAGCCCAGAAATAATGCTGGGACAGCCTTGGAGCAACTGGGTCGACGCTGCCAAACTCCACGGCAACGACG GTGCTGAATTGGAGGAAAGTTTTAAAGACTTCGGGAAAAATCGCGAAGCCATGCGTTTGTGCCGAGAAG ACATGCCCATTTTTGGACAGTGTCCAGCACAAGATGACTTCTACCTGGTGATGTGCAACCACTGTAGTCAGGTAGTGAAGCCCCAAGCCTTTCAAGCACATTATG AGAGAAGACACAGTTCAGCCAGCAAACCCGTGACCACGTCAACCTTCCCTTTGTCTGGAAGGAACCGAAGCAGCGGTAGTGGCTTTGGACCTGGGCTAGGCTCAGGATCAGCTACTGGAGTAGTTAGTGGAGGGATTCTCAGCCGACCCTCCTCTGCTGGATCcaatctctcttcctcttcagcGCCTTTGTCCAACTCCAAACTGCTCAAACCACCCAAAGAGAAGCTTCCGGGCATTCCCAGAAGGCCACCCTTTTACCCAAGGGCTCTGCAGCCCGACAAAAT CCTCACCCCGGCTGTCAAGGTGGAGAAGATGCATCTGAATGTGGACTCCTCAGCTAAGTTGGTGCCGACTCTCTCTGCTCCCACTACCACCTCATCTTCCTCAACATCTTCCTCTAGCACCACTGTGAGCTCCAGCACTACTCCCATCACTACCACCTCCTCATCAGCCCTTAAACCAGGCCTTAACTGTCCCTCCATACCAAAGCCTCCATTACCAGCCCCGGGTCAGATACCCAACGGCAAAGGTCACCTCGCCATCCTCTCTGACAAGAAGCAGGACAGCAGCAGTGCCAGTAGCAGACGCCACTTTAACAAGAAAGTGACAG AACGCGAGTTTAATCCGGATATCCACTGTGGTGTTATGGATTTGTCTGCTCGCAAACCATGCACAAGATCACTAACATGCAAG ACGCATTCTTTAAGCCAGCGGAGGGCAGTGCCAGGTCGGAGGAAGCGCTTTGACACATTACTGGCGGAGCACAAgagcagagcgagagagagggaacggGAGCGGGAAAAAGAGAAGGAGCTCCATCAGCCTCATTCTCAGCAGAGCGCTCCTCTCAGGGAAAGCCACCCCGCCTCACATGCCCCCTCTGCACATGACCCCCATCAGGTGGCTCATGGAAACGGGCCGGTGCTCGAGGCCACCAAGCCTTTGTCTGTTGGCAAGCAGAAGTTCTGCAGCCACAGTCTTCCACG ACTAAACAGCGGCCATGGAGGGGGGACACCAGGAGACCCCACAAGTGTCCATGATTTATCACATCATCCACAAACTACTCCAGATGTTTTTTCACGCCCCTCCAGTGATGAGGGTGAaaatgaggagagggaggagaatgtGGACAAATTTGACTGTCACTATTCGGGCTATCACCCTCGACCAGCAGCT ttttgtacTTTTGGAAGCCGACTGTATGGAAGAGGTTGTTTTTCCTTTGACCGGCGGTGGGACACAGTGCGTTGTGCTCTAACCACAATGATGGACAAGCATGTTAATTCTCAGATGTGGAa GAAAATTCCCTTTGCCTTGGAGAACTCCTCCTCTGTTGCACCTACCCATCGGGCAAGCACAAACTACCATAGTAGCACTCCCTCGTCAGGCTTCCTGGGCCCCCCTGCCCCTTTGCCCCAGTCCCCGTATAGCCAGTCCTATGAGGGCAAGTCTGTGCTCTCCTATGGAACCACCTTAAATGCCCGCAGCTCCCCTCAGGGCGGGGCTGAACATCCGGCCTATGGCACCACGCAGGCCCGACAAGTGTCTTCGTCGCCGCAGATGCCTTCAGCCCATTCATCCTCATCTTCTGCTCCACACCTCACCTCAGGCCGCTCTCTCAAGTCCCGCTCGTCCAGCAGCAACACTACCAGGTCAGCCTCATTCAGGCCCAAAGACATCCCTTCTGGCTCTACTGCACCTGTCACGCCTAACCCTACaggcgggggcagcagtggagccaacagtaatagcagtagcaccAACTTGAGCTCggggaagaaaagaaagaacagcTCTCTTTTAACTTCATCCCACGGCTCATCTGAATCCTCCTCCAATGCCAACTACTCCTCCTCTTTCAAAAAGAACTGTGCAAATGTGGGCAGCTCAGGGAGCACTTTTCATCACAGCTCACTCGGACCCTCAGCATCCTCATCTCACACCGGTGTTCACAGTGTGGGACTCAACTGTGGCCCCACCGTGCGGACCAACTCCCTCAGCCTCAAGGCAGATGCATCTATGGGTTCCACTGGGGGCTCCTCAGGGCCGCCTGCCCGTGGACCCCCGTCGGGCAGCCCAGCCGAGTCCATCAAGCGCATGAGCGTAGTGATGAATAGCAGTGACTCCACTCTGTCTCTGGGGCCCTTTGTCCATCACCAGTCATCCTCATCGGAGCACCACACCAGCTTCAGTCACCACTCTGATGCTCGCCTGGAAGGAAAGAAGCGCAAGAGCTCCCCCGCATCTAGCAGTGTGAACAGCGGAGGTCTCGGTGGAGGCGGGGGAGCAGGGCCAGGCAGGCCTAAGATGTCCAAGTCTCCTGCTATTAACAACATCCATGGGAAGCATGGACGGAGCATTCCAGGCACTCCAGGGTTACCTAACAATTCACATCAG CCAAAGGCTCGTCCTTGA
- the thoc7 gene encoding THO complex subunit 7 homolog, with translation MGAVTDDEVIRKRLLIDGDGAGDDRRINVLLKSFIKWCNSPTSPEEGFTQYQRMLGTLAQCEFSMGKTLMVYDMNLREMENYEKIYTTIEQNITSAHDKIADCKKEIQRAKRIRKNRQEYDALAKVIQQHPDRHETLKQLEALDKELQQLSHIKENVDAKLELRKKQFHVLLSTIQELQQTLENDDKSDNDDNSQGSPVGNGE, from the exons ATGGGAGCCGTCACAGATG ATGAAGTTATTCGTAAACGCCTTCTTATTGACGGGGATGGGGCAGGAGATGACCGCCGGATTAACGTGCTCCTAAAGAGCTTCATCAAATGGTGCAATTCTCCTACCAGCCCAGAGGAAGG atTCACACAGTATCAAAGGATGCTGGGTACATTAGCCCAATGTGAGTTCTCAATGGGGAAAACCTTGATGGTGTATGACATGAATCTCAGAGAAATGGAAAATTATGAGAAAATCTACACAACAATAG AGCAAAACATCACATCTGCACATGACAAAATTGCTGACTGCAAAAAAGAAATCCAAAGAGCCAAAAGAATCCGAAAGAATCGTCAAG AATATGATGCTCTTGCTAAAGTAATACAACAACATCCAGACAGACATGAAACGTTAAA GCAGTTGGAGGCACTGGACAAAGAGCTTCAGCAACTGTCTcatattaaagaaaatgtagATGCAAAG TTGGAATTGAGGAAAAAACAGTTTCACGTTCTCCTCAGCACCATACAAGAACTTCAGCAGACTCTTGAAA atgaCGACAAATCTGACAATGATGACAATAGTCAAGGAAGCCCTGTCGGCAATGGAGAATGA
- the LOC117370531 gene encoding interferon-induced GTP-binding protein Mx-like, producing the protein MSTLNQHYEEKVRPCIDLIDSLRSLGVEQDLALPAIAVIGDQSSGKSSVLEALSGVALPRGKGIVTRCPLELKMKRKKAGGEWYGKIKYQDHEEELEDPADVGDKIVKAQNILAGNGVDISEDLISLEIASPDVPDLTLIDLPGITRVAVQGQKENIGETIKRLISRFIKKQETISLVVVPCNVDIATTEALKMAQEVDPDGERTLGILTKPDLVDKGTEETVVDIVHNEVIHLTKGFMIVRCRGQQEITDNVSLPAAMKREETFFRDHAFFHTLYKEGYATIPKLAEKLTLELVHHIETSLPRLEEQIEEKLNQTRVELEKYGTGPPSDVGERLIFLIDKVTAFTQDALSLTTGDELKCGDKLNVFSTLRKDFAKWNYILDKSWNNFNEKIQKEVDIYEDMYRGKELPGFINYKTFEAMVKEQIKQLEEPAIKRLKDTGDSIRKVFIQLAQSSFTGFPNLLKTAKNQIESIKEEKETTAEDMLRTQFKMEMIVYTQDRTYSYSLSERKREEDEEEERRQKFHKNRSIVYYMDNKATLQELMLHLKSYYQIASKRLADQIPMVIRYKMLQELAVDLQRQMLQMLQDKDNVEFLLKEDYDIGTKRTHLQSRHERLLKARTYLIMF; encoded by the exons ATGAGCACGCTAAATCAACACTACGAGGAGAAAGTGCGTCCCTGCATTGACCTCATAGACTCGCTCCGGTCTCTGGGAGTGGAGCAGGACCTGGCGCTGCCCGCTATCGCTGTCATCGGAGACCAAAGCTCGGGGAAGAGCTCTGTGCTGGAGGCGCTCTCTGGAGTGGCGCTGCCCAGAGGAAAGG GAATTGTGACAAGATGCCCCCTTGAATTGAAGATGAAGCGAAAGAAAGCTGGAGGAGAGTGGTATGGAAAAAttaaatatcaggatcatgaaGAAGAATTAGAAGATCCAGCAGATGTGGGAGACAAGATTGTAAAAG CTCAGAACATTTTAGCTGGTAATGGGGTGGACATCAGTGAAGACCTCATCAGTTTGGAGATCGCCTCCCCTGATGTTCCTGATCTCACACTGATCGATCTTCCTGGAATCACCCGTGTAGCTGTGCAAGGCCAAAAAGAAAACATCGGAGAAACA ATAAAGAGACTCATCTCACGGTTTATCAAAAAACAAGAGACAATCAGTCTGGTGGTGGTTCCTTGTAATGTGGACATAGCCACGACAGAGGCTTTGAAGATGGCCCAGGAAGTGGATCCTGATGGAGAAAGGACTTTGG GTATtttgactaaaccagatctggtGGACAaaggcacagaggagacagtggTGGACATAGTACATAATGAGGTCATCCATTTGACAAAAGGGTTTATGATCGTCAGGTGTCGAGGTCAGCAGGAGATCACAGACAATGTGTCTCTGCCAGCTGCCATGAAAAGGGAGGAGACCTTCTTTAGGGACCACGCGTTTTTTCA caCTCTATACAAGGAAGGATATGCTACAATCCCCAAACTGGCAGAGAAGCTTACCTTGGAGCTGGTGCATCATATTGAG ACGTCTCTTCCTCGACTTGAAGAACAGATAGAAGAGAAACTGAACCAAACACGAGTGGAACTGGAGAAGTACGGTACTGGACCTCCATCTGATGTAGGAGAGAGGCTCATCTTCCTTATTGAT AAAGTGACAGCTTTTACCCAAGATGCTCTCAGTTTAACCACCGGAGATGAACTAAAGTGTGGAGACAAGCTCAATGTCTTTTCTACACTCAGGAAAGACTTTGCCAAATGGAATTATATTCTGGACAAATCATGGAATAACT TTAATGAGAAAATTCAGAAAGAGGTGGACATCTATGAAGACATGTATCGGGGGAAGGAGCTGCCTGGATTTATTAACTATAAAACCTTCGAAGCCATGGTCAAGGAACAGATCAAGCAGTTGGAGGAACCTGCTATCAAAAGGCTCAAGGATACAGGAG ATTCTATTAGGAAGGTGTTCATACAGTTGGCCCAAAGTAGTTTCACAGGATTTCCAAACCTTCTGAAAACAGCCAAG AACCAAATTGAATCGAttaaggaggagaaggagactACTGCAGAAGACATGCTGCGCACTCAGTTCAAAATGGAGATGATCGTCTACACCCAGGATAGGACCTACAGCTACAGCTTGAGTGAGAGAAAAcgagaagaggatgaagaggaagaaagacGCCAAAAATTCCACAAAAACAGGAGCATTGTCTACTATATGGACAACAAAGCAACTCTCCAAGAACTCATGTTACATCTTAAATCCTATTACCAA ATTGCAAGCAAACGTCTGGCAGACCAGATTCCGATGGTCATCCGTTACAAAATGTTGCAGGAGTTGGCTGTGGATCTTCAGAGGCAGATGCTGCAGATGCTTCAAGACAAGGACAATGTGGAGTTTCTCCTCAAAGAGGATTATGACATCGGCACTAAAAGAACTCATTTGCAAAGTCGTCATGAGCGTCTCCTGAAGGCTCGAACATATTTAATTATGTTCTAG